From Streptomyces sp. HUAS MG91, the proteins below share one genomic window:
- a CDS encoding TlpA disulfide reductase family protein, with product MSAACRAPRIAATTRRAAKLTVGAALAALVLTACGNGGTSGGGNNTNFVSSTGGISTVKKADRHDAPTLTGKDLTGKALSTDDYKGKVLVINIWGSWCSPCRLEAKYFAQVAEETKGKDVQFIGINTRDPKSGSAIAFEKDYGITYPSFYDPSGRLLLKYDKGILNPQGIPNTLVVDRDGKLAARSLKALNAKSLHELVDPVIAEK from the coding sequence ATGAGTGCCGCCTGCCGCGCCCCCCGCATCGCCGCGACCACGCGCCGCGCCGCCAAGCTGACCGTAGGAGCCGCCCTGGCGGCCCTGGTCCTGACAGCGTGCGGCAATGGCGGCACCTCCGGGGGCGGCAACAACACCAACTTCGTGTCGAGCACCGGCGGGATCTCGACCGTCAAGAAGGCCGACCGCCACGACGCCCCGACGCTGACCGGCAAGGACCTCACCGGCAAGGCCCTGAGCACCGACGACTACAAGGGCAAGGTCCTCGTCATCAACATCTGGGGCTCCTGGTGCTCCCCGTGCCGCCTGGAGGCGAAGTACTTCGCCCAGGTCGCCGAGGAGACCAAGGGCAAGGACGTCCAGTTCATCGGGATCAACACCCGTGACCCCAAGTCCGGCTCGGCCATCGCGTTCGAGAAGGACTACGGGATCACCTACCCGAGCTTCTACGACCCGTCGGGCAGGCTCCTGCTCAAGTACGACAAGGGCATCCTCAACCCGCAGGGCATCCCCAACACCCTGGTCGTCGACCGCGACGGCAAGCTGGCCGCGCGCTCGCTGAAGGCGCTGAACGCCAAGAGCCTGCACGAGCTCGTCGACCCCGTGATCGCGGAAAAGTGA
- a CDS encoding cytochrome c biogenesis protein CcdA, with translation MASSLVVLAADGIGGTVENGALVFALPIAVLGGLVSFFSPCVLPLVPGYLSYVTGISGTDLMEARRGRMAAGAALFVLGFTVVFVSGGALFGFFGQTLQEYRDVLTKVLGVVMLVMGVFFLGLMPWLTQREFRFHKRPVTGLVGAPILGALFGIGWTPCIGPTLGAVSGLAMSQGSAGRGALLMVAYCLGLGVPFVLAAIAFRKALGAFGWVKKHYAWVMRIGGGMMILTGVLLLTGAWDTLVQQMQIWSNGFTVGI, from the coding sequence GTGGCCTCCTCGCTCGTCGTACTCGCCGCTGACGGAATCGGCGGCACCGTGGAGAACGGTGCCCTGGTGTTCGCGCTGCCGATCGCCGTGCTCGGCGGACTCGTCTCGTTCTTCTCGCCGTGCGTCCTGCCGCTCGTTCCCGGCTATCTCTCCTACGTCACCGGGATCAGCGGCACCGACCTGATGGAGGCGAGGCGCGGGCGGATGGCCGCGGGCGCCGCCCTGTTCGTCCTCGGGTTCACCGTGGTCTTCGTCTCCGGCGGCGCGCTCTTCGGGTTCTTCGGCCAGACGCTGCAGGAGTACCGGGACGTCCTCACCAAGGTGCTGGGCGTCGTGATGCTCGTCATGGGCGTCTTCTTCCTCGGGCTCATGCCCTGGCTCACCCAGCGCGAGTTCCGCTTCCACAAGCGGCCGGTGACCGGGCTCGTCGGGGCGCCGATACTGGGCGCGCTGTTCGGCATCGGGTGGACCCCGTGCATCGGTCCGACGCTCGGCGCGGTGAGCGGCCTGGCCATGAGCCAGGGCAGCGCCGGTCGCGGCGCGCTGCTGATGGTCGCGTACTGCCTCGGGCTCGGCGTCCCCTTCGTGCTCGCCGCGATCGCCTTCCGCAAGGCGCTCGGCGCCTTCGGCTGGGTCAAGAAGCACTACGCCTGGGTGATGCGCATCGGCGGCGGCATGATGATCCTGACCGGCGTCCTCCTGCTGACCGGCGCGTGGGACACCCTCGTCCAGCAGATGCAGATCTGGTCCAACGGCTTCACGGTGGGAATCTGA
- a CDS encoding cytochrome c biogenesis protein ResB: MSKTNTPEEATEQQAAAQLSTAPQEDRTPGTATFGVIGWARWFWRQLTSMRVALILLFLLSLAAIPGSLIPQSGTDQMKVDAFKKAHDVLGPVYDKLGLFHVYSSVWFSAIYILLFISLIGCIIPRTWQFVGQLRGRPPRAPGRLDRMPAYATWRTGTGADEVHAAALTMLKKRRFRSHVAGGAVAAEKGYLREVGNLIFHISLIVMLVGFATGQLFKSDGTKLVLEGDGFANTLSQYDDFSSGNLFDQDTGLEPFSFTLKDFTGTYERNGPNKGTARTYKADVAYSEGADGKEKDATIKVNEPLKINGTKIFLSGHGYAPVVTVRDGKGNIVSDHTPVPLLPIDSNQTSTGAIKIMDGYRDKDGKKEQLGFNAFFVPTFAGSGKGDMFSQFPALDFPVLALSAYHGSLGVDSGLPQNVYQLDTTNMKQFKDSKGELLKKRLLPGETMKLPNGAGSITFEKGVQEWATFEIAKQPGTGWALTGAIAAIAGLVGSLFIQRRRVWVRATTGDDGVTVVEMAGLGRSESAKLPEELGALVEKLHARAPSAPEPPEDSETTAVPAAEGAEK; this comes from the coding sequence ATGAGCAAGACAAACACCCCCGAAGAGGCCACTGAGCAGCAGGCCGCGGCCCAGCTCAGCACGGCCCCGCAGGAGGACCGCACCCCCGGCACCGCCACGTTCGGCGTCATCGGCTGGGCCCGCTGGTTCTGGCGGCAGCTGACCTCCATGCGGGTCGCGCTGATCCTGCTGTTCCTGCTCTCGCTCGCCGCGATCCCCGGCTCGCTGATCCCGCAGTCCGGCACCGACCAGATGAAGGTCGACGCGTTCAAGAAGGCCCACGACGTCCTCGGGCCGGTCTACGACAAGCTCGGCCTCTTCCACGTCTACAGCTCGGTGTGGTTCTCCGCGATCTACATCCTGCTGTTCATCTCGCTGATCGGCTGCATCATCCCGCGCACCTGGCAGTTCGTCGGCCAGCTGCGCGGCCGCCCGCCGCGCGCCCCGGGACGCCTGGACCGGATGCCCGCGTACGCGACGTGGCGCACCGGGACAGGCGCGGACGAGGTCCACGCCGCCGCCCTGACGATGCTGAAGAAGCGGCGCTTCCGCTCGCACGTCGCCGGAGGCGCCGTCGCGGCCGAGAAGGGCTATCTGCGCGAGGTCGGCAACCTGATCTTCCACATCTCGCTGATCGTGATGCTGGTCGGCTTCGCCACCGGGCAGCTGTTCAAGTCCGACGGCACGAAGCTGGTCCTGGAGGGCGACGGCTTCGCCAACACCCTCTCCCAGTACGACGACTTCTCCTCCGGCAACCTCTTCGACCAGGACACCGGCCTCGAACCCTTCAGCTTCACGCTCAAGGACTTCACGGGCACGTACGAGCGCAACGGCCCCAACAAGGGCACCGCGCGCACCTACAAGGCCGACGTCGCCTACAGCGAGGGCGCCGACGGCAAGGAGAAGGACGCGACCATCAAGGTCAACGAGCCGCTGAAGATCAACGGCACCAAGATCTTCCTCTCCGGCCACGGTTACGCGCCCGTGGTCACCGTCCGCGACGGCAAGGGCAACATCGTCTCGGACCACACGCCGGTGCCGCTGCTGCCGATCGACTCCAACCAGACGTCCACCGGCGCCATCAAGATCATGGACGGCTACCGCGACAAGGACGGCAAGAAGGAACAGCTCGGCTTCAACGCCTTCTTCGTGCCGACCTTCGCCGGCTCCGGGAAGGGCGACATGTTCTCCCAGTTCCCGGCGCTCGACTTCCCGGTCCTGGCGCTCTCCGCGTACCACGGCAGCCTGGGCGTCGACTCCGGTCTGCCGCAGAACGTGTACCAGCTGGACACCACGAACATGAAGCAGTTCAAGGACTCCAAGGGCGAGCTGCTGAAGAAGCGGCTGCTGCCCGGCGAGACCATGAAGCTGCCGAACGGCGCGGGCTCGATCACCTTCGAGAAGGGCGTCCAGGAGTGGGCCACCTTCGAGATCGCCAAGCAGCCCGGCACCGGCTGGGCGCTCACCGGCGCCATCGCGGCCATCGCCGGCCTGGTCGGCTCGCTGTTCATCCAGCGCCGCCGCGTCTGGGTGCGGGCCACCACCGGCGACGACGGCGTCACCGTCGTCGAGATGGCGGGCCTGGGCCGCAGCGAGTCCGCGAAGCTCCCCGAGGAGCTGGGCGCACTCGTGGAGAAGCTGCATGCCCGGGCGCCGAGCGCACCCGAACCTCCCGAAGATTCCGAAACCACCGCTGTTCCCGCCGCCGAAGGGGCTGAGAAGTGA
- the ccsB gene encoding c-type cytochrome biogenesis protein CcsB, with product MNLAAATNENLAQVSNVLIYSSMAVYLLAFFANMAEWIFGSRSKTGRAAAALTAPKAAKTAPAPAVQVKKNGSTAVLERPQVVTRSAAGSRGDVPDGPGASGGDEQGDLYGRIAVSLTALGFVIEFAGVLTRALSVQRAPWGNMYEFSITFSTVAVGVYLVLLALKKNVRWLGLPLVTTVLLDLGLAVTVLYTASDQLVPALHSYWLYIHVSTAIFCGAVFYVGAVGTLLYLFKDSYENKLEKGGTPGRFATSVLERLPASASLDKFSYRINAAVFPLWTFTIIAGAIWAGDAWGRYWEWDPKETWSFITWVAYACYLHARATAGWKGRKAAYLALIAFACWLFNYYGVNIFVSGKHSYAGV from the coding sequence GTGAATCTCGCCGCCGCCACCAACGAGAACCTGGCGCAAGTCAGCAACGTTCTCATCTACTCGTCGATGGCCGTCTATCTGCTGGCCTTCTTCGCGAACATGGCCGAGTGGATCTTCGGCAGCCGCAGCAAGACGGGCCGCGCCGCCGCCGCGCTCACCGCCCCGAAGGCGGCGAAGACGGCCCCGGCCCCGGCCGTGCAGGTCAAGAAGAACGGTTCCACCGCCGTCCTGGAGCGGCCGCAGGTCGTCACCCGGTCCGCCGCCGGATCGCGCGGCGACGTGCCGGACGGCCCCGGCGCCTCCGGCGGCGACGAGCAGGGCGACCTCTACGGCCGGATCGCGGTGTCGCTCACCGCGCTCGGCTTCGTCATCGAGTTCGCCGGTGTCCTCACCCGCGCGCTGTCCGTGCAGCGCGCCCCGTGGGGCAACATGTACGAGTTCAGCATCACCTTCTCCACCGTCGCCGTCGGCGTGTACCTGGTGCTGCTCGCGCTGAAGAAGAACGTCCGCTGGCTCGGCCTGCCGCTGGTCACCACGGTCCTGCTCGACCTGGGCCTCGCCGTCACCGTCCTGTACACGGCGAGCGACCAGCTGGTCCCGGCGCTGCACTCGTACTGGCTGTACATCCACGTCTCGACTGCGATCTTCTGCGGCGCCGTCTTCTACGTCGGCGCGGTCGGCACGCTGCTCTACCTCTTCAAGGACTCGTACGAGAACAAGCTGGAGAAGGGCGGCACCCCGGGCCGCTTCGCCACCTCGGTCCTGGAGCGGCTGCCCGCCTCCGCGTCCCTCGACAAGTTCTCCTACCGGATCAACGCCGCGGTCTTCCCGCTGTGGACGTTCACGATCATCGCGGGCGCGATCTGGGCCGGCGACGCCTGGGGCCGCTACTGGGAGTGGGACCCGAAGGAGACCTGGTCGTTCATCACCTGGGTCGCCTACGCCTGCTACCTGCACGCCCGCGCGACGGCCGGCTGGAAGGGCCGCAAGGCGGCCTACCTGGCGCTGATCGCGTTCGCCTGCTGGCTGTTCAACTACTACGGCGTGAACATCTTCGTCTCCGGCAAGCACTCCTACGCCGGAGTGTGA